The following coding sequences lie in one Pseudomonas sp. SL4(2022) genomic window:
- a CDS encoding response regulator transcription factor, translating into MVDKLVVVEDAPEIREMMVLYLQNAGYEVYATDSGQQCLALVERLRPALVLLDIGLPDIDGLTITAQLRRSQPNLGVILVTVRDEDYDRVVGLEAGADCYLTKPLNLGILLAQVRSLLRRCGGGEREADFSLSLGRFRVDLLRRHILDPQGNDVSLTPGEFALLIGLIERRGRAVNRHDLLACLRRGQDVGEEIDVRTVDALVVRLRRKLELSPNRPQLILTVYGKGYRLVGEAEITHEKLN; encoded by the coding sequence ATGGTCGACAAATTGGTCGTCGTTGAAGATGCGCCGGAAATCCGCGAGATGATGGTGCTTTACCTGCAGAATGCCGGCTATGAGGTCTATGCCACTGATTCCGGGCAGCAATGCCTGGCGCTGGTGGAGCGTTTGCGGCCCGCGCTGGTGTTGCTCGATATCGGTTTGCCGGATATCGATGGCCTGACCATCACCGCGCAACTGCGGCGCAGCCAGCCCAACCTGGGGGTGATCCTGGTCACCGTGCGTGACGAAGACTACGACCGGGTGGTCGGGTTGGAAGCAGGTGCCGACTGTTACCTCACCAAACCGCTGAACCTGGGAATCCTTCTGGCTCAGGTGCGCAGCCTGCTGCGTCGCTGTGGCGGCGGAGAACGCGAGGCTGATTTCAGCCTGAGTCTGGGACGTTTCCGGGTCGATCTGTTACGCCGGCATATTCTCGATCCGCAGGGGAATGATGTCAGCCTCACGCCTGGTGAGTTTGCCCTGCTGATCGGTCTGATCGAGCGGCGTGGCCGAGCGGTTAACCGTCATGATCTGCTGGCCTGTTTGCGTCGCGGTCAGGACGTGGGCGAGGAGATCGATGTGCGCACGGTGGATGCTCTGGTGGTGCGTTTGCGCCGCAAACTTGAGCTCAGCCCCAATCGTCCGCAATTGATCCTGACCGTCTACGGCAAGGGGTATCGGTTGGTGGGGGAGGCTGAAATAACCCACGAAAAGCTCAATTGA